A DNA window from Carassius gibelio isolate Cgi1373 ecotype wild population from Czech Republic chromosome A6, carGib1.2-hapl.c, whole genome shotgun sequence contains the following coding sequences:
- the LOC128015876 gene encoding calcium/calmodulin-dependent protein kinase type 1-like, producing MPLGEDENGWKKKTTDIKENYDFKEVLGTGAFSEVFLAEEKKTQRLVAIKCIPKKALEGKENSIENEIAVLHRIKHENIVSLEDIFESQSHLYLVMQLVSGGELFDRIVEKGFYTERDASKLIRQILDAVKYLHDMNIVHRDLKPENLLYYSMEEDSNIMISDFGLSKIEDSGSVMSTACGTPGYVAPEVLAQKPYSKAVDCWSIGVISYILLCGYPPFYDENDSKLFEQILKAEYEFDSPYWDDISDSAKDFISHLMEKDPSLRYTCEQALQHPWISGDTALDRNIHESVSAQIKKNFAKSKWKQAFNATAVVRHMRRLQLSTSLEGPSQITSTSPYHRHLLLPAKELDHEEDEDEEEDDNSSPSGDGRRGSADRDSLRSCAYCCRPTSRI from the exons ATGCCTTTAGGAGAGGATGAAAATGGATGGAAAAAGAAGACAACAGATATCAAGGAAAATTATGATTTCAAGGAGGTCTTGGGGAC GGGGGCGTTCTCTGAGGTGTTCCTGGCTGAGGAGAAGAAGACCCAGCGACTCGTGGCCATCAAATGCATCCCTAAGAAAGCATTGGAGGGCAAGGAAAACAGCATTGAGAATGAGATTGCTGTGCTACACAG aaTAAAACATGAGAATATTGTTTCACTGGAAGACATCTTCGAAAGTCAGTCGCATTTGTATTTGGTCATGCAGCT CGTATCGGGGGGAGAGCTCTTTGACAGGATTGTAGAAAAGGGCTTCTACACCGAGAGAGATGCCAGCAAACTCATTCGGCAGATTTTAGATGCAGTGAAGTATCTGCATGATATGAACATTGTGCACAGAGACCTGAAG CCAGAGAATCTGTTGTACTACAGTATGGAGGAGGACTCCAATATCATGATCAGCGACTTTGGCCTGTCTAAGATCGAGGACTCAGGAAGTGTGATGTCAACTGCCTGTGGAACACCTGGATATGTAG CTCCAGAGGTCTTGGCACAAAAACCATACAGTAAAGCTGTAGACTGTTGGTCCATAGGAGTGATTTCTTATATTCT TCTATGTGGCTACCCTCCGTTTTACGATGAAAATGATTCCAAGCTGTTCGAGCAGATTCTCAAAGCAGAGTATGAGTTTGACTCTCCATACTGGGACGACATCTCTGACTCAG CCAAGGATTTCATCAGTCACTTGATGGAGAAAGATCCGTCTCTGAGATACACATGTGAGCAGGCTTTACAGCACCCATG GATTTCTGGAGACACGGCTCTCGACAGGAACATTCATGAGTCCGTCAGCGCTCAGATCAAGAAGAACTTTGCTAAAAGTAAATGGAAG CAAGCATTCAATGCGACAGCAGTGGTCAGACACATGCGGAGACTGCAGCTGAGCACCAGCCTTGAGGGTCCGAGCCAAATTACCAGCACCAGCCCTTACCACAGACACCTGCTCCTGCCCGCCAAAGAGCTGGACCACGAGGAGGACGAGGACGAGGAGGAAGATGACAACA GTTCCCCGAGTGGGGACGGCCGTCGAGGCAGTGCTGATCGGGACAGTCTCAGAAGCTGTGCTTACTGCTGCCGTCCAACCAGCAGGATCTGA